In Dyadobacter sp. NIV53, a single window of DNA contains:
- a CDS encoding PVC-type heme-binding CxxCH protein, whose amino-acid sequence MTKPGKIGIIALLVVFGLTIIAFSAFKFGQSETIQVKKGSRIALIGNNLGSRMINYDNFETEMNVRYPDLSLYIRNMCDGGDTPGFRPHASRDLPWAFPGAEKFQTEYAKNSDSEGHFETPDQWLTRLKTDIIVTFFGYNESFQGKEGLANYKAELDAFIKYSLSQKYNGVTAPQMAIVSPIAFEDLSDKMDLPNGKKENENLLMYTKAMKEVADQNNVLFVDAFTPSQKWYEESEAALTIDGSQLNEEGYKKLGVLLADQVFGKASPKAEANRKLVHDAVTEKNWMWHNDFKIPNGVHVYGRRYNPFGQDNYPAEIQKIRELTDIRDTAIWLAASKGEKLDLSIADKNTTPLPPVKTNFNPEKNGSLEYLYGEAALKKLKVPEGYKIELFASEEEFPDLAKPMQMSFDNKGRLWVATMPSYPHYKPGDSKPNDKIIILEDTNNDGKADKQTVFADGLHLPLGFEIAKEGVYVSQGTNLKLLTDTNGDEKADKVEILLSGFDDHDTHHNSHAFTTDPSGAIYSGEGVFLHTNVETSYGPVRATNGGFYRYAPQLHKLERTAQLSIPNPWGIAFDDWGQPFFAETSSPDVRWMMPGSVLPRYGEATHKSFQLIEKDHLVRPTSGLEFVSSRHFPDNIQGDFLINNTIGFLGMKEHTLKDDGTGYKSKHQADLVVSEDRNFRPVDMEFAPDGSLYLIDWHNILIGHMQHNARDPLRDHSHGRVYRITYPSRPLVTPAKIDGASIEVLLYNLKLPEYRTRYRTRRELRGRDVSEVLSKLNVWIAGLDKKDPRYEHNLVEGLWVSWGMNKVDQKLLKQVLKAKDYHARAAAVQVVRYTGHQVADQADLLMQAAKDDNGRVRLEAIVSASWIGKQKGLPILAEAAKKPLDEWMIHAHETAVAHLNGVAVKKEKEVASKSALKGKELALFKMGKEIYAKEGYCTTCHQPDGKGLAASGFPPLTGTNWVTGSEDRLIKVALKGLLGPIEVGGKNYPGQVPMTPFGGLLKDEEIAAVLTYVRNSFGNQGSAILPEKVKSVRVSTENKIDFYSPDHLLKEHPMEK is encoded by the coding sequence AAAAATTTCAGACTGAATATGCTAAAAATTCCGATAGTGAAGGTCATTTTGAAACGCCTGATCAATGGCTGACGCGTCTTAAAACGGATATAATAGTTACCTTTTTTGGTTATAATGAATCGTTTCAGGGAAAAGAAGGATTGGCAAATTACAAAGCAGAACTGGATGCTTTTATCAAATACTCATTAAGCCAGAAATATAATGGTGTAACGGCTCCGCAAATGGCCATTGTGTCGCCCATAGCTTTTGAAGATTTGTCAGATAAAATGGATCTTCCCAATGGCAAAAAAGAGAATGAAAATCTTTTGATGTACACAAAAGCCATGAAAGAAGTGGCTGACCAGAATAATGTACTGTTTGTCGATGCTTTTACGCCTTCTCAGAAATGGTATGAGGAAAGTGAAGCAGCGCTAACAATTGACGGTTCACAGCTAAATGAAGAGGGTTATAAGAAGTTAGGTGTTTTATTGGCAGATCAGGTTTTTGGGAAAGCTTCGCCAAAAGCTGAAGCAAACAGAAAGCTCGTGCATGATGCAGTTACTGAAAAAAACTGGATGTGGCACAACGATTTTAAAATACCAAATGGTGTTCACGTATATGGCAGGCGTTACAATCCTTTCGGGCAGGATAATTATCCTGCTGAAATACAGAAAATCCGTGAGCTGACTGATATTCGTGACACGGCGATCTGGCTGGCAGCGAGTAAAGGTGAAAAGCTGGATCTGAGTATTGCTGATAAAAATACAACTCCGCTGCCACCTGTAAAAACGAATTTCAATCCTGAGAAAAACGGCAGTCTTGAATACTTATATGGTGAAGCAGCGCTAAAAAAACTCAAAGTCCCGGAAGGTTATAAAATAGAACTTTTTGCATCAGAAGAGGAATTCCCTGATCTGGCCAAACCAATGCAAATGTCTTTTGACAATAAGGGAAGGTTATGGGTTGCTACCATGCCAAGTTATCCGCATTATAAGCCGGGAGATTCCAAACCAAATGATAAGATCATCATTCTGGAAGATACCAACAACGATGGAAAGGCTGATAAACAAACCGTTTTTGCCGATGGCCTGCATCTTCCACTTGGTTTTGAAATTGCTAAAGAAGGTGTTTATGTTTCGCAGGGTACCAATTTGAAACTTTTAACTGATACAAATGGTGATGAAAAAGCGGATAAAGTTGAAATACTTTTAAGCGGATTTGATGATCATGATACCCATCATAATAGTCACGCTTTTACGACTGACCCGTCAGGAGCAATTTATTCTGGTGAAGGTGTGTTTTTGCATACCAATGTCGAAACTTCATATGGCCCGGTCCGTGCTACCAATGGTGGGTTTTACCGTTATGCTCCGCAGCTTCATAAACTGGAACGCACCGCACAGCTTTCAATTCCAAATCCGTGGGGAATTGCATTTGATGATTGGGGGCAGCCATTTTTTGCTGAAACTTCCAGTCCGGATGTACGCTGGATGATGCCAGGTTCGGTTTTACCCAGATATGGAGAAGCAACTCATAAATCCTTTCAATTAATAGAAAAAGACCATTTGGTGCGGCCTACGTCTGGTTTGGAGTTTGTTTCAAGCCGTCATTTTCCGGATAATATTCAGGGAGATTTCCTGATTAATAATACGATCGGATTTTTAGGAATGAAAGAACATACCTTAAAAGACGATGGAACGGGTTACAAAAGTAAACACCAGGCCGATCTGGTGGTGAGTGAAGACCGGAATTTCAGGCCGGTAGATATGGAGTTCGCTCCTGACGGCTCTCTCTATCTGATCGACTGGCATAATATCCTGATCGGGCACATGCAACACAATGCAAGAGATCCTCTGAGAGATCATTCGCACGGACGGGTTTATCGCATCACATATCCATCCCGGCCATTGGTTACTCCTGCAAAAATTGATGGCGCCAGTATTGAAGTGCTTCTGTATAATCTTAAACTACCGGAATACCGTACCCGTTATAGAACCCGCCGCGAATTAAGAGGCAGGGATGTAAGCGAAGTTTTATCCAAACTTAATGTTTGGATTGCAGGCCTGGATAAAAAAGATCCTCGGTATGAGCACAATTTGGTAGAAGGACTTTGGGTTAGCTGGGGAATGAACAAAGTGGACCAGAAATTACTGAAACAGGTTCTTAAAGCAAAGGATTACCACGCCAGAGCTGCCGCAGTTCAGGTGGTTCGTTATACCGGGCATCAGGTTGCAGATCAGGCCGATTTGCTTATGCAGGCTGCAAAGGATGATAATGGCCGGGTTCGGCTGGAAGCTATTGTTTCTGCATCCTGGATCGGTAAGCAAAAGGGATTGCCTATTCTGGCAGAGGCAGCTAAAAAGCCACTGGATGAATGGATGATCCATGCGCATGAAACAGCAGTTGCGCATCTGAACGGAGTTGCAGTTAAAAAGGAAAAAGAAGTAGCTTCAAAATCAGCATTAAAAGGTAAGGAGCTGGCGCTTTTCAAAATGGGTAAAGAAATTTATGCCAAAGAAGGATATTGTACCACCTGTCACCAGCCCGATGGAAAAGGGCTTGCAGCATCCGGCTTTCCTCCGCTTACAGGTACCAACTGGGTTACCGGCAGTGAGGACCGTTTGATCAAAGTAGCATTAAAAGGACTACTTGGCCCAATTGAAGTAGGGGGTAAAAATTATCCCGGACAGGTTCCGATGACTCCATTTGGTGGCTTGCTGAAAGATGAAGAAATCGCAGCTGTACTGACTTATGTAAGGAATTCGTTTGGTAACCAGGGATCGGCTATACTTCCTGAAAAGGTGAAGTCGGTAAGAGTTTCTACCGAAAATAAAATAGATTTTTACTCCCCTGACCACCTTCTGAAAGAGCACCCGATGGAAAAGTAA
- the gyrB gene encoding DNA topoisomerase (ATP-hydrolyzing) subunit B: MSNETVLEVNSYSAENIQVLEGLEAVRKRPAMYIGDTGFKGVHHLIWEVVDNSIDEAMAGYCDTINVTIEKNNSITVQDNGRGIPTGMMAKEKKSALEVVLTVLHAGGKFNKDTYKVSGGLHGVGVSCVNALSIHLRAEIHREGKIFEQEFSEGKPLYAARVIGESERTGTFIHFLPDNTIFTVTEFKYETVSTRLRELSFLNKGIKLTLVDKREEEEDGTFRSEEFLSTIGLNEFVLYLEGTRQALIPEPIYMETSKGTIPVEVAMMYNTSYSENVFSYVNNINTIEGGTHVSGFRAALTRTLKNYAEKSGVLAKEKIEISGDDFREGLTAVISIKVQEPQFEGQTKTKLGNSEVTAIVSQVVAEMLDNYLAEHPKEARVIIDKVILAAKARIAAKKAREMVQRKNILTGTGLPGKLSDCSETDPAVCELYLVEGDSAGGTAKQGRNRAYQAILPLRGKILNVEKAQEYRIYENEEIKNMFTALGVQIGRDGDERALNIDKLRYHKIVIMTDADIDGSHIRTLILTFFFRYMKILIDHGYIYIAQPPLYLVKKGKEERYCWTEAQREEAVRAIGNGREDLVNIQRYKGLGEMNAEQLWSTTMNPEGRSLKQVTIESAAEADHLFSMLMGDEVAPRRDFIEKNAKYARVDV, from the coding sequence ATGTCAAACGAAACAGTGCTTGAAGTAAATTCATATTCAGCCGAAAATATCCAGGTTCTTGAAGGTTTAGAGGCCGTACGTAAGCGTCCGGCCATGTATATTGGTGATACCGGTTTTAAGGGGGTTCACCATTTAATTTGGGAAGTTGTTGATAACTCCATAGATGAGGCGATGGCTGGTTACTGCGATACCATCAACGTAACAATTGAAAAAAACAATTCCATAACTGTGCAGGATAATGGCCGGGGTATTCCAACAGGAATGATGGCTAAGGAAAAAAAATCCGCATTAGAAGTTGTACTTACCGTTTTACACGCGGGAGGTAAATTTAACAAAGACACATACAAGGTTTCAGGTGGTTTGCATGGAGTAGGGGTTTCCTGCGTAAATGCATTATCAATACATCTTCGTGCAGAAATTCACAGGGAAGGCAAAATTTTTGAACAGGAGTTCAGTGAAGGTAAGCCGCTTTATGCAGCGCGTGTCATTGGTGAGTCTGAAAGAACAGGGACTTTCATTCATTTTTTGCCGGATAATACGATTTTTACCGTTACTGAATTTAAGTATGAAACAGTGTCAACAAGGTTACGCGAACTATCCTTTTTGAACAAAGGCATTAAACTGACTCTGGTTGACAAGCGCGAGGAAGAGGAGGACGGTACTTTCCGCAGTGAAGAATTCCTTTCTACAATCGGGTTGAACGAGTTTGTGTTATATCTGGAAGGTACACGCCAGGCTTTGATACCTGAGCCGATCTACATGGAAACCAGCAAGGGGACCATTCCGGTAGAGGTGGCAATGATGTACAATACATCGTATAGCGAAAATGTTTTCTCTTATGTTAATAATATCAATACCATTGAAGGTGGTACCCACGTTTCAGGTTTCAGGGCTGCTTTAACGCGGACACTGAAAAATTATGCTGAAAAGTCGGGTGTACTGGCAAAAGAAAAAATTGAGATCAGTGGTGACGATTTCCGTGAAGGGCTTACAGCCGTTATCTCCATTAAAGTTCAGGAGCCTCAGTTTGAAGGACAGACCAAAACAAAACTTGGAAACTCCGAAGTAACCGCTATTGTGAGCCAGGTTGTAGCTGAAATGCTGGATAATTATCTGGCTGAGCATCCGAAAGAAGCGCGGGTAATTATTGATAAAGTGATCCTGGCTGCCAAAGCGCGTATTGCTGCGAAAAAAGCGCGTGAAATGGTGCAGCGTAAAAACATTCTGACAGGAACGGGCTTACCTGGTAAACTGTCTGACTGTTCAGAAACCGATCCTGCTGTTTGCGAATTGTATCTTGTCGAAGGGGATTCGGCTGGTGGAACTGCAAAACAGGGACGTAACCGTGCTTATCAGGCTATTCTTCCATTAAGAGGTAAAATCCTGAATGTAGAGAAAGCACAGGAATACAGGATTTACGAAAATGAAGAGATCAAGAATATGTTTACCGCTCTGGGTGTCCAGATCGGTAGAGACGGAGACGAAAGGGCATTAAATATTGATAAATTAAGATATCACAAAATCGTTATCATGACGGATGCGGATATTGACGGTAGCCATATCAGGACCTTGATACTGACATTCTTCTTCCGTTATATGAAGATTTTGATTGACCATGGTTATATCTATATCGCCCAGCCGCCGCTTTATCTTGTAAAAAAGGGTAAAGAGGAAAGATATTGCTGGACAGAAGCGCAACGTGAAGAAGCGGTAAGAGCGATCGGTAATGGTCGTGAAGATCTGGTCAATATTCAGCGATATAAAGGTTTGGGTGAAATGAATGCCGAACAATTATGGAGCACCACGATGAACCCGGAGGGCAGAAGCCTTAAGCAGGTAACAATTGAATCTGCCGCAGAGGCTGATCATTTGTTCTCCATGCTGATGGGTGATGAAGTTGCCCCAAGACGAGACTTTATTGAAAAAAATGCAAAATATGCACGTGTAGACGTGTAA
- the ppk1 gene encoding polyphosphate kinase 1: MPGQKDPMYSGEKKGRLTNIFSFFTQPKERVPNEDTKPVSAIEKANNLVQQSDFISRDLSWLKFNERVLDQATNEERNLFDRLKFLAITSSNLDEFFTIRIGSLYNYLDFGKERLDYSGLREIPFRKLLMKELHDFVRRQNECYKNQLVPLFSRHGFRIIKLEDTSEKERETIDEYFERTVYPMLTPMLFDYTHAFPVLLAKVLILGVITQVKGTTSEEDRKLSFVQLPLNLPRFYAIERENELLFLPIEVIVREHIHKLYRNVHIVSTNLFRIIRNGDFSLEESDDIEADFIDEIKQKIKSRRLGRVVQVSIEPDTNPDLLNLIKKRWEIDDHNVFAIDGIIDYTSLWSIIKHPEFKDQMSPVHAPIPPLGLERDRIPDIFEVMKERDILLHHPYNNFEPVLQLLEQAAEDPKVLSIKLTIYRLAKNSRVTQALLHAAENGKHVAVLFEVKARFDEENNIKEAQRLQKAGCFVIYGIGLLKTHTKLLLIVRNEGSHVLRYAHLSSGNYNEDTSRLYTDTGLLTTNEKYTHDISEFFNVITGHSMPSEYQYLITAPRYMRARLIDLIQQEAKNAVEGIPSGICIKINSLEDQETILELYKASQAGVPIKLIVRGMCCLRPGRKGLSENITVRSLVGDFLEHSRIFYFHQNGNPLVYGGSADAMVRSFDKRIESLFQLVDERVRQQAIHILYYSLQDNVNAYEMHEDGTYVKCEVEEGDEPLNIHQAFYDIKLEDVMAARLFVLEEKVEEPTEDLIKKEDTEIEITQVTEE; this comes from the coding sequence ATGCCCGGCCAGAAAGATCCCATGTATAGCGGAGAGAAAAAAGGAAGATTAACCAATATTTTTTCTTTTTTTACACAACCCAAAGAACGTGTACCCAACGAGGATACCAAGCCCGTAAGTGCCATCGAAAAAGCAAATAACCTGGTGCAGCAAAGCGATTTTATCAGTCGCGACCTGAGCTGGCTTAAGTTTAATGAACGTGTGCTGGATCAGGCAACGAACGAGGAGCGTAATCTGTTTGACCGCCTCAAGTTTCTTGCCATTACGTCATCCAACCTGGACGAATTTTTTACGATCAGGATCGGTAGTTTATATAATTATCTTGATTTTGGTAAAGAACGGCTGGATTACTCAGGCTTGCGCGAAATTCCTTTCCGGAAACTTTTGATGAAGGAATTGCATGATTTTGTACGTCGCCAGAACGAATGTTACAAAAACCAGCTGGTTCCGTTGTTTTCCAGGCATGGATTCCGGATTATCAAACTCGAAGATACCAGCGAAAAAGAAAGAGAAACGATTGACGAGTATTTTGAGCGTACAGTGTATCCGATGCTGACGCCCATGTTATTCGACTATACACATGCATTTCCTGTCTTGCTTGCCAAGGTTTTGATCCTGGGCGTCATTACACAGGTGAAAGGTACCACTTCGGAAGAAGACCGTAAACTTTCATTTGTTCAGCTGCCACTAAATCTTCCGCGCTTTTATGCAATCGAAAGAGAAAATGAACTGCTGTTTTTACCGATTGAAGTCATAGTTCGTGAGCATATTCACAAGCTATACCGGAATGTACACATTGTATCTACCAATCTCTTCAGGATTATCAGAAACGGCGATTTTTCACTGGAAGAAAGTGATGACATTGAAGCTGATTTTATTGATGAGATAAAACAGAAAATAAAAAGCAGGCGGTTAGGCAGAGTTGTGCAGGTTTCTATTGAACCGGATACAAATCCCGATTTGCTGAATTTAATCAAAAAACGGTGGGAAATAGATGATCATAATGTCTTTGCAATAGACGGCATCATTGATTACACCTCACTTTGGTCGATTATCAAACACCCGGAATTTAAAGACCAGATGTCTCCTGTACATGCACCTATTCCTCCGCTTGGACTGGAACGGGATCGCATTCCGGATATTTTTGAGGTAATGAAAGAAAGGGATATTCTTTTGCACCATCCTTATAATAATTTTGAACCAGTACTGCAATTGCTGGAACAGGCAGCGGAAGATCCAAAAGTCCTTTCAATTAAATTAACGATTTACCGTCTGGCGAAAAATTCGAGAGTGACGCAGGCGCTTCTTCACGCAGCAGAAAATGGTAAACACGTTGCGGTACTTTTTGAAGTAAAAGCACGGTTTGACGAAGAAAATAATATCAAGGAAGCACAACGGCTTCAAAAAGCGGGGTGTTTTGTGATTTATGGAATTGGTCTTCTAAAAACACATACCAAACTGCTTTTGATTGTACGTAACGAAGGCAGCCATGTTTTACGTTATGCCCACTTGTCGAGTGGCAATTATAATGAAGATACTTCACGCTTGTATACAGATACCGGACTGCTTACTACCAACGAGAAATATACCCACGACATTTCGGAATTTTTTAATGTAATTACCGGGCATTCAATGCCATCAGAATATCAGTACCTGATCACCGCGCCACGTTATATGAGGGCCAGGCTGATAGATCTGATCCAGCAGGAAGCTAAGAATGCTGTTGAAGGAATACCTAGCGGAATTTGTATTAAAATTAATTCCCTGGAAGATCAGGAAACGATCCTGGAATTATACAAAGCGTCTCAGGCAGGTGTTCCAATTAAGCTGATCGTGCGGGGAATGTGCTGCCTGCGGCCAGGAAGAAAAGGATTGAGCGAAAATATTACCGTACGTTCGCTGGTTGGAGATTTTCTTGAACATTCACGTATATTTTATTTCCATCAAAACGGAAACCCGTTGGTGTATGGGGGAAGTGCAGATGCAATGGTCCGGAGTTTTGACAAACGTATAGAATCCCTTTTTCAATTGGTTGATGAACGTGTAAGGCAACAGGCGATTCATATTTTGTATTACAGCTTGCAGGATAATGTAAATGCTTACGAGATGCACGAAGATGGTACTTATGTTAAATGTGAAGTCGAAGAAGGAGACGAACCTTTAAATATTCATCAGGCATTTTATGACATAAAGCTTGAAGATGTAATGGCAGCAAGGCTTTTTGTTCTGGAAGAGAAAGTTGAGGAGCCAACTGAGGATCTGATCAAAAAGGAGGATACAGAAATTGAAATAACGCAGGTTACGGAAGAATAG
- a CDS encoding bifunctional UDP-N-acetylmuramoyl-tripeptide:D-alanyl-D-alanine ligase/alanine racemase: MSIIENTSGAIDTHALNLLTDSRQLSFPEQSIFFAIKGERHDGHLFLTELYQKGVREFVIELASFTESIRLETTTWNDAKIWIVPSSIKALQKTVTVHRNKFHIPVIGIVGSNGKTIVKEWLSQLIAPDQRVVASPKSYNSQIGVPLSVWNIKNEHTLGIFEAGISQAHEMEYLQQVMQPTTGIFTNIGSAHDNGFRSRKQKITEKLRLFTKAKKLIYRKDYNDIDEEISLILRPVNPFIKIICWGSTVSQAPVQVAYIFKRNSAVISMSGELGSHRFETNFRDEASLENLTHCIVFLLDFGLPASLIQQRIESLRPVSMRLELKEGTNHCYIIDDAYNNDIQGLSMALNFLSQQEQRKQKTVILSDVLQTGQAPAELYATIAKLLKEKHIDRLIGIGSEITNQASCFDIQDQEFYNNTDTFLAQFQFPTLHDSLVLVKGARPFSFEKIVHRLQQKAHGTILEINLDALTHNLNFYRTKVGQGTKVMAMVKAFAYGSGSSEVANLLQYHRVDYLGVAYADEGVALRQSGITLPIMVMNATLPAFDLLWQYKLEPELYSRQILTDWITYAVQRNEPSEMPTVHLKLDTGMHRLGFTENDYEWLHQQLKENPGVKISTIFTHLVGADEGVHNDFSKQQYQRFIEGASQIEKTIGYTTVKHILNSAGIVRFPEYKMDMVRLGIGLYGVEATNREQSALQTVGTLKTIISQIKYLSAGETVGYSRKGQITHDSAIATLAIGYADGYDRRLGNGVGKFMVNGQLCPTIGNICMDMTMIDVTGAIAEEGNEVIVFGKEVPITDLAKNMGTIPYEILTGIGERVKRVFYKE, from the coding sequence ATGAGCATCATCGAAAATACCAGTGGAGCGATTGACACACATGCGCTTAATTTACTGACAGACAGCCGCCAGCTTTCTTTCCCTGAACAAAGCATTTTTTTTGCTATAAAAGGAGAACGTCATGACGGACATCTTTTTCTGACAGAATTGTATCAAAAAGGAGTCCGGGAGTTTGTAATTGAACTTGCTTCGTTTACCGAATCCATTCGCCTGGAAACCACAACCTGGAATGATGCGAAAATCTGGATTGTGCCATCCAGTATAAAGGCTTTGCAAAAAACGGTAACGGTTCACCGGAATAAATTTCACATTCCGGTGATTGGAATTGTAGGAAGTAATGGTAAAACGATTGTAAAAGAATGGCTGAGCCAGCTTATCGCTCCCGACCAGCGCGTAGTTGCCAGTCCTAAAAGCTACAATTCACAGATAGGCGTCCCACTATCGGTCTGGAATATCAAAAATGAACATACACTGGGAATTTTTGAAGCTGGTATTTCACAAGCCCATGAGATGGAATACCTACAGCAGGTGATGCAGCCTACAACCGGTATTTTTACCAATATTGGCTCAGCACATGACAATGGTTTTCGTAGCCGCAAACAGAAAATCACTGAAAAGCTCCGGTTATTTACCAAAGCAAAAAAACTGATTTACCGAAAAGATTATAATGATATTGACGAAGAAATAAGTCTTATCCTGAGGCCGGTAAATCCATTCATAAAAATAATTTGCTGGGGAAGCACAGTATCTCAGGCTCCTGTTCAGGTTGCTTATATCTTTAAAAGGAATTCGGCTGTGATCAGTATGAGCGGAGAGCTTGGCAGCCATCGTTTCGAAACGAATTTCAGGGACGAAGCTTCTCTGGAAAACCTGACGCACTGTATTGTTTTCCTGCTAGATTTTGGTTTGCCTGCTTCTCTTATACAGCAAAGGATCGAATCACTTCGCCCGGTTTCGATGCGCCTTGAATTAAAAGAAGGAACGAACCATTGTTACATTATTGACGACGCTTATAACAATGACATTCAGGGTTTGTCCATGGCCCTAAATTTTTTGAGCCAGCAGGAACAACGGAAACAAAAAACCGTCATTCTTTCTGATGTGCTGCAAACCGGCCAGGCTCCGGCTGAATTATACGCTACTATTGCAAAGCTGCTGAAAGAAAAACACATTGACCGTTTGATTGGGATCGGGAGTGAAATTACGAATCAGGCTTCTTGTTTTGATATTCAGGATCAGGAATTTTACAACAATACAGATACATTTTTAGCACAGTTTCAATTTCCTACACTTCACGACAGCCTTGTTTTGGTCAAAGGAGCGAGACCATTTTCTTTTGAAAAAATCGTGCATCGTTTGCAGCAAAAAGCACATGGAACAATCCTGGAAATTAATCTGGATGCACTAACCCACAATCTGAATTTTTACAGAACAAAAGTTGGGCAGGGAACGAAAGTTATGGCTATGGTCAAAGCTTTTGCATATGGAAGCGGGAGTTCTGAAGTGGCAAATCTGCTTCAGTACCATCGTGTCGATTATCTTGGCGTAGCTTATGCAGATGAAGGTGTCGCATTACGGCAATCCGGTATTACCCTTCCCATTATGGTGATGAACGCTACTCTGCCTGCATTTGACCTGTTATGGCAATATAAACTGGAACCTGAATTATACAGCCGGCAAATCCTGACTGACTGGATCACTTATGCTGTCCAGCGCAACGAACCTTCTGAAATGCCGACAGTTCACCTGAAACTGGATACAGGAATGCACCGCCTCGGCTTCACAGAAAATGATTACGAGTGGCTTCATCAGCAATTAAAGGAAAATCCGGGTGTGAAAATTTCAACCATATTTACACACCTTGTCGGTGCTGATGAAGGAGTTCATAATGATTTTTCAAAACAGCAATACCAAAGATTCATTGAAGGTGCATCTCAAATTGAAAAAACAATTGGCTATACTACTGTTAAACATATTCTGAACTCTGCCGGGATTGTACGATTTCCTGAGTACAAAATGGATATGGTCCGCCTGGGGATTGGTTTGTATGGTGTGGAAGCTACTAATCGCGAACAGTCTGCTTTACAAACAGTTGGTACATTAAAAACCATTATTTCCCAGATCAAATATTTATCCGCAGGAGAAACCGTTGGTTATAGCCGTAAAGGACAGATCACGCACGATTCTGCCATTGCAACGCTGGCAATTGGCTATGCGGATGGATATGACCGACGGTTAGGTAACGGAGTTGGCAAGTTTATGGTCAACGGCCAATTGTGCCCGACTATTGGAAATATATGTATGGATATGACGATGATTGATGTGACAGGTGCCATTGCAGAAGAAGGCAACGAGGTTATTGTTTTTGGGAAAGAAGTGCCGATCACAGACCTTGCCAAAAATATGGGTACTATTCCATACGAAATACTGACGGGAATCGGAGAAAGAGTAAAACGGGTATTTTATAAAGAATAA
- a CDS encoding GntR family transcriptional regulator yields MEFKDKQSIYLQIADYICEQILLGKWPPSERIPSVRDLGGMLEVNPNTVMRTYEFLQSKEIIVNKRGIGNSVTDNANELILAYRKERFLETELPEFFKTLYLLNVSMEELQSRYNSFVAEAYPTIQ; encoded by the coding sequence ATGGAATTCAAAGATAAACAATCCATTTACCTTCAAATCGCTGATTATATCTGTGAGCAGATATTACTAGGCAAATGGCCGCCCAGTGAGCGAATTCCTTCGGTACGGGATCTGGGTGGAATGCTGGAAGTAAACCCAAACACAGTGATGCGGACTTATGAGTTTTTACAGAGCAAGGAAATAATTGTTAATAAGCGCGGAATCGGCAATTCTGTGACAGACAATGCAAACGAGCTCATTTTGGCTTATCGCAAAGAACGCTTTTTGGAAACCGAACTTCCTGAATTTTTTAAAACACTTTACTTACTAAACGTGAGCATGGAAGAACTTCAATCCAGATATAATTCATTCGTTGCCGAGGCTTATCCAACCATTCAATAA
- a CDS encoding ATP-binding cassette domain-containing protein, whose amino-acid sequence MIQLDHVSFGYSKHKRLFDNLSMKLNSGHIYGLLGKNGAGKSSLLRNMAGLLFPLNGKIQINGHEPKKRQPAFLQDIFFIPEEIYLPSVTIDQYLKVHAPFYPKFDEQQFRRYIKEFDIPEGNKLTGMSYGQKKKVLTAFALATNTRILLMDEPTNGLDIPSKSQFRKIVSSALEPDRLILISTHQVRDLDNLIDSIIILEDSEILIQHSLDIVSERLHFGTVSSINHDSNVLYSEPSLRGYKAVTENLEQEESRVDLEQLFNAVMENPARIKQIFNHQL is encoded by the coding sequence ATGATCCAGTTAGACCATGTTTCCTTTGGATATAGTAAGCATAAAAGGTTGTTTGATAATTTGTCAATGAAGCTGAACTCCGGCCACATTTATGGATTGTTAGGAAAAAACGGTGCAGGAAAATCGAGCTTACTTCGAAATATGGCAGGATTGCTTTTTCCATTAAACGGTAAAATTCAAATTAATGGCCATGAGCCAAAAAAGCGACAGCCAGCTTTTTTACAGGATATATTCTTCATTCCTGAGGAAATTTACCTCCCTTCTGTAACGATCGATCAGTACTTGAAAGTACACGCACCTTTTTACCCCAAATTCGATGAGCAGCAGTTTCGCCGTTATATCAAAGAGTTTGACATCCCGGAAGGCAACAAACTAACAGGAATGTCGTATGGTCAGAAGAAGAAAGTGCTTACCGCTTTTGCATTGGCCACAAATACCAGGATATTATTGATGGATGAACCAACCAACGGTCTTGATATTCCATCAAAAAGCCAGTTCAGAAAAATTGTTTCCTCTGCTCTTGAGCCCGACCGGTTAATTTTGATTTCCACGCATCAGGTAAGGGATCTGGATAATCTCATTGACAGCATTATTATTCTGGAAGACAGTGAAATTCTGATTCAGCATAGTCTGGACATCGTTTCGGAAAGGCTTCACTTCGGTACGGTTTCAAGTATTAATCATGATTCAAATGTATTGTATTCTGAGCCTTCCCTGCGAGGCTATAAAGCTGTAACAGAAAACCTGGAACAAGAAGAAAGCCGCGTGGACCTGGAACAATTGTTCAATGCGGTTATGGAAAATCCTGCACGTATTAAACAGATTTTTAATCATCAGTTATGA